One window of the Peptacetobacter hiranonis genome contains the following:
- a CDS encoding cell wall-binding repeat-containing protein, with protein sequence MKQNKIISTAIAATLLSTSGIAVMASNNSIKNNENNQGNTIKATFLGSNDSFSLSIDSVGVVNAFYVSIDVVKLSGDIAFNSNCYKLGNENVTAKQSVNVVNGSDDKITIKIAVVANNNGNLSDKDGNLNLGTINLSSGSKDSEYRIDHIEVQTSTGTNPSEASNNLNEDSRKAVTLNKDINTGGSTGGGSSSGGSGGGSSKPEEEKPEDYNVQLFSMSGKDRYETSTKISKTGWSSGAKNVVIVNGNEKNMVDGLSATPFATIKDAPLLLSNGKTLPASTISELKRLNPTNVYVIGGTASMPESVVSSIKSNTKATVTRIGGSTRYETSLEIAKQIDKIADVSKVYISSGTGEVDALSIASVAGREKAPILLTNVNSIDNKTYDFIRSESIKDAYFIGGDKKISNSVINQVDKVVSADVSKNRVAGRNRKDTNAAIIKKFYTGSKLNGVVVSKDDVIIDALTVGSFAAKNDMPVVIGRESLSTSQKNVLSSKNTEKVYQAGGGVKTSVINNLKELLGTKK encoded by the coding sequence ATGAAACAAAATAAGATAATAAGTACTGCTATTGCAGCAACATTACTTTCGACGAGTGGAATTGCTGTTATGGCGAGTAATAATAGTATAAAAAATAATGAAAATAATCAAGGAAACACTATAAAAGCAACATTTTTAGGAAGTAACGATTCATTCAGCTTAAGTATAGATTCAGTTGGTGTAGTAAATGCGTTTTATGTATCGATAGATGTAGTTAAATTAAGTGGAGATATAGCTTTCAATAGCAATTGTTATAAATTAGGAAATGAAAATGTAACAGCAAAACAAAGTGTTAATGTAGTTAATGGCTCTGATGACAAAATTACAATAAAAATAGCTGTAGTAGCTAATAATAATGGAAATCTTTCTGATAAAGATGGAAATCTTAATTTAGGGACAATAAATTTAAGTAGCGGAAGTAAAGATTCAGAATATAGAATAGATCATATAGAAGTTCAAACAAGTACTGGAACTAATCCAAGTGAAGCTAGTAATAACTTAAATGAAGATAGTAGAAAAGCAGTAACTTTGAATAAAGATATTAATACAGGAGGCTCAACTGGTGGAGGTTCATCTTCAGGAGGTTCTGGAGGAGGATCTTCAAAACCAGAAGAAGAAAAACCTGAGGACTACAACGTGCAGCTATTCAGCATGTCAGGAAAAGACAGATACGAAACATCAACAAAAATAAGTAAAACAGGATGGAGTTCTGGAGCGAAAAACGTAGTGATCGTAAACGGAAACGAAAAAAACATGGTCGATGGACTATCAGCTACACCTTTCGCAACAATAAAAGACGCACCATTGCTACTATCAAACGGAAAAACACTTCCTGCTAGCACAATAAGTGAATTAAAACGTCTAAACCCAACAAATGTATACGTAATCGGTGGAACAGCATCTATGCCAGAAAGCGTAGTATCTAGCATAAAGAGCAACACAAAAGCGACAGTTACTCGTATAGGTGGAAGCACAAGATATGAAACATCTCTTGAAATAGCTAAACAGATAGACAAAATAGCGGACGTAAGCAAAGTATACATAAGTAGTGGAACTGGGGAAGTAGATGCACTATCAATAGCTTCAGTTGCGGGTAGAGAAAAAGCTCCTATACTACTTACAAACGTAAACTCTATAGACAACAAAACTTATGACTTCATAAGATCAGAAAGCATAAAAGACGCTTACTTCATAGGAGGGGACAAGAAAATATCTAACTCTGTAATAAATCAGGTAGATAAAGTAGTTTCTGCAGATGTAAGCAAAAATAGAGTTGCTGGACGGAATAGAAAAGACACTAATGCAGCGATAATCAAGAAATTCTACACAGGAAGCAAATTAAACGGTGTAGTTGTTTCTAAAGATGACGTGATAATAGACGCTCTTACTGTAGGAAGCTTTGCAGCTAAAAACGATATGCCTGTTGTAATAGGTAGAGAGTCATTAAGTACTTCTCAGAAAAATGTACTATCTAGCAAAAACACAGAAAAAGTTTATCAGGCTGGTGGAGGAGTTAAAACATCAGTAATAAACAATCTAAAAGAGCTATTAGGCACTAAAAAATAA